A part of Saccharicrinis carchari genomic DNA contains:
- a CDS encoding NADH-quinone oxidoreductase subunit NuoE family protein: MAELKLADSKVRELKDVCKKFDYDKSELINVLHQAQSIFGYLPAEVQEVVADELKVNVAHVYGVVTFYSFFTMIPKGRHPVSVCMGTACYVRGAEKVLDEFKHLLNVKVGETTPDGKFSLSSLRCVGACGLAPVVTIGEKVYGRVAAEDVKNILADYS, translated from the coding sequence ATGGCAGAATTAAAATTAGCAGACAGCAAAGTCCGGGAACTAAAGGATGTTTGCAAAAAATTCGATTACGATAAAAGCGAATTGATTAATGTGTTGCACCAGGCACAGAGTATCTTTGGCTATTTGCCCGCTGAGGTGCAGGAAGTGGTGGCCGATGAGTTAAAAGTGAATGTAGCCCACGTATATGGCGTAGTTACGTTTTATTCGTTTTTCACCATGATACCCAAGGGCCGACATCCCGTTTCGGTGTGCATGGGCACAGCCTGCTACGTGCGCGGTGCCGAAAAAGTGCTTGATGAATTTAAGCACCTGCTGAATGTGAAGGTTGGCGAAACTACCCCCGATGGTAAATTTTCACTGAGCAGCCTGCGCTGCGTGGGGGCTTGCGGATTGGCTCCGGTAGTTACCATTGGCGAAAAAGTATATGGTCGCGTAGCCGCCGAAGATGTGAAGAATATTTTGGCAGATTATAGCTGA
- a CDS encoding DUF2007-related protein, translating to MTTKKPSTPIEIFSGDLYEAEMVKNLLENENIEAFLKDEYIGTIAPWYSAPGGAGSVKVIVLSKYFEKARRIVEAYEMQRHK from the coding sequence ATGACGACAAAAAAACCATCAACCCCGATAGAAATATTCTCGGGTGATTTATATGAAGCCGAAATGGTAAAAAACCTGTTGGAGAATGAAAACATAGAAGCCTTCTTAAAAGATGAGTACATCGGCACCATTGCACCATGGTATAGTGCGCCAGGCGGAGCCGGCTCTGTAAAGGTAATCGTTTTAAGTAAGTATTTCGAAAAGGCCCGACGTATAGTTGAAGCATATGAGATGCAAAGACATAAATAA